From the Tripterygium wilfordii isolate XIE 37 chromosome 6, ASM1340144v1, whole genome shotgun sequence genome, one window contains:
- the LOC120001021 gene encoding protein DETOXIFICATION 40-like, which produces MESSAKDINQPLLESKSPSITTNPHGSTSDELENILSDIMIPFSRRMWIATRIELKLLFKLAAPAVVVYMTNYLMSMSTNISCGQLGNLELAAASLGTTGIQLFAYGLMLGMGSAVETLCGQAYGAQKYEMLGIYLQKSTILLTLTGILLSIIYIFSRRVLIFLGQSPEIASAASVFVFGLIPQIFASAANFPIQKFMQAQSIMAPSAYISVVTLIIHVFLSWLAVYKLGFGLLGSSLVLSISCWIVVIAQFGYIVKSEKCKYTWRGFSAQAFTGLPAFFKLSAASAVMLCLETWYFQLLVLLAGLLENPQLTLDSLSICLSIVGWAFMTTVGFNAAASVRVANELGSRHPKSAAFSVIIVNSVSLIISIIIAIIVFALRDVISYAFTEGEEVAAAVSDLCPLLAITIILNSVQPVLSGVAVGCGWQAFVAYVNVGCYYLVGIPLGVLLGFYFNLGAKGIWSGMICGTSLQTIILLWVTFRTDWNKEVEASLKRLDRWEREDKKPLLS; this is translated from the exons ATGGAATCTTCAGCAAAAGATATCAATCAACCTCTGCTTGAATCCAAGTCTCCTTCAATCACAACAAACCCTCACGGATCCACGTCCGACGAGCTCGAAAACATTTTGTCAGACATTATGATACCATTCTCGCGGCGTATGTGGATTGCGACCAGAATTGAATTGAAGCTTCTATTCAAATTGGCTGCGCCTGCTGTCGTTGTTTATATGACCAATTATCTCATGTCCATGTCCACAAATATCTCCTGCGGCCAACTCGGAAACCTCGAGCTTGCTGCGGCCTCACTCGGCACCACTGGCATTCAATTGTTCGCTTATGGTCTCATG CTGGGGATGGGGAGTGCAGTGGAGACTCTATGTGGACAAGCATATGGTGCACAAAAGTACGAAATGTTAGGCATATACCTTCAAAAATCAACAATTCTTCTAACTCTTACTGGAATCCTACTATCAATCATCTACATTTTCTCCAGAAGAGTTTTAATTTTCCTTGGTCAATCCCCAGAGATCGCATCAGCAGCATCAGTCTTCGTCTTCGGCCTTATTCCTCAAATTTTCGCCTCCGCTGCGAACTTCCCGATTCAAAAATTCATGCAAGCACAAAGCATAATGGCTCCAAGTGCATACATATCAGTTGTCACGCTTATAATCCATGTATTCCTAAGTTGGCTCGCTGTGTATAAGCTTGGGTTTGGATTGCTTGGTTCATCACTTGTGTTGAGTATTTCTTGTTGGATTGTTGTGATCGCTCAGTTCGGATATATCGTCAAGAGTGAGAAGTGTAAATACACATGGAGAGGATTTAGTGCGCAAGCCTTCACTGGACTACCTGCATTCTTCAAGTTATCGGCTGCATCGGCAGTGATGCTTTGCTTGGAGACTTGGTATTTCCAActtcttgttctattggcaGGCTTGTTAGAGAATCCTCAGTTGACGTTAGATTCCCTTTCAATCTG CTTGTCAATTGTGGGATGGGCTTTTATGACAACAGTCGGCTTCAATGCGGCGGCAAG TGTGAGAGTTGCGAATGAACTGGGATCTAGGCATCCAAAGTCAGCAGCATTTTCTGTAATAATTGTGAACTCGGTCTCTCTCATAATCTCGATAATCATAGCAATTATAGTGTTCGCATTACGCGATGTCATTAGTTACGCTTTTACAGAAGGTGAAGAGGTGGCTGCTGCCGTATCAGATCTCTGCCCGCTTCTAGCCATCACCATTATCCTGAACTCTGTGCAACCTGTTTTGTCTG gtgTGGCTGTCGGATGTGGATGGCAAGCTTTTGTAGCATATGTTAATGTGGGATGTTACTATTTAGTTGGTATCCCCTTGGGTGTACTTCTTGGTTTTTACTTCAATCTGGGTGCAAAG GGTATATGGTCAGGAATGATTTGTGGTACTTCACTGCAGACCATCATTTTGTTATGGGTAACATTTCGCACAGATTGGAATAAAGAG GTTGAAGCATCTTTGAAGAGATTGGATAGGTGGGAGAGGGAGGACAAGAAGCCACTTTTGAGTTGA
- the LOC119999525 gene encoding uncharacterized protein LOC119999525: MAFRVFSAAKRVSRPQPSIIRKGSQFLLCRFTSSSSLLKGLNRESISGLRSVKYSQLGREFKDRLAKLNDKSKEMKHKMRSLSDGMAEASAEFRNLRKPTGPVDKLEKMWLRGHVRYYLDCKIKFMDEFLKLNRQMSRTELGIAKECAGYEKLREDYMLSVARLFGFGFLNVVMVGLFYKAGRLLKPADVST, translated from the exons ATGGCGTTTAGGGTTTTTTCGGCGGCCAAGAGGGTTTCCAGGCCTCAGCCATCCATAATACGGAAAGGATCTCAATTCTTGCTCTGTCGCTTCACATCCTCTTCTTCCCTGCTCAAGGGACTCAACCGGGAATCAATCTCAGGACTCAGATCTGTAAAATACTCACAACTCGGAAGGGAATTTAAg GATCGTTTGGCAAAACTCAACGATAAGTCGAAGGAGATGAAACATAAAATGCGGAGTTTGTCTGATGGAATGGCTGAAGCCTCTGCTGAATTTAGAAATTTGCGCAAACCCACAGGACCCGTGGATAAGTTGGAGAAAATGTGGCTCAGAGGACATGTGAGATATTACTTG GATTGTAAGATTAAATTCATGGATGAATTCTTGAAATTGAATCGTCAAATGAGTCGCACAGAGCTTGGTATTGCTAAAGAGTGTGCTGGGTATGAGAAACTGAGAGAG GATTACATGTTATCAGTTGCCAGGTTGTTTGGGTTTGGCTTCCTGAACGTGGTTATGGTTGGCTTGTTCTACAAGGCTGGTCGCCTCCTGAAACCAGCTGATGTTAGCACTTAA
- the LOC119999526 gene encoding uncharacterized protein LOC119999526 isoform X1, translating to MAFRVWSVARRVSRPQPSVMHYVSQHMLFDCTSSSPQFNRSTLPPNSRVKFIHETPIERFEVVKSRVEQHIKEVKCELQDLETMSTEFHATSTKLKESVRSDMSKVDALAAKINLSPTSKVAVGLAFLCLGFYL from the exons ATGGCTTTTAGGGTTTGGTCGGTGGCCAGAAGGGTTTCAAGGCCTCAGCCATCCGTAATGCACTACGTATCTCAACACATGCTCTTCGATTGTACATCCTCTTCTCCCCAGTTTAATAGATCAACTCTGCCACCAAATTCAAGAGTCAAATTTATACACGAGACACCAATCGAGAGATTTGAG GTTGTGAAAAGTAGAGTGGAGCAACACATTAAGGAGGTGAAGTGTGAACTGCAAGACTTAGAGACTATGTCAACTGAATTCCATGCCACATCGACCAAATTGAAAGAGAGTGTTCGCAGC GACATGTCAAAAGTCGACGCCTTAGCTGCCAAGATTAACTTGAGCCCTACCTCTAAGGTTGCGGTCGGTCTTGCCTTTCTCTGTCTTGGATTCTATCTCTAA
- the LOC119999526 gene encoding uncharacterized protein LOC119999526 isoform X2, translated as MAFRVWSVARRVSRPQPSVMHYVSQHMLFDCTSSSPQFNRSTLPPNSRVKFIHETPIERFEDLETMSTEFHATSTKLKESVRSDMSKVDALAAKINLSPTSKVAVGLAFLCLGFYL; from the exons ATGGCTTTTAGGGTTTGGTCGGTGGCCAGAAGGGTTTCAAGGCCTCAGCCATCCGTAATGCACTACGTATCTCAACACATGCTCTTCGATTGTACATCCTCTTCTCCCCAGTTTAATAGATCAACTCTGCCACCAAATTCAAGAGTCAAATTTATACACGAGACACCAATCGAGAGATTTGAG GACTTAGAGACTATGTCAACTGAATTCCATGCCACATCGACCAAATTGAAAGAGAGTGTTCGCAGC GACATGTCAAAAGTCGACGCCTTAGCTGCCAAGATTAACTTGAGCCCTACCTCTAAGGTTGCGGTCGGTCTTGCCTTTCTCTGTCTTGGATTCTATCTCTAA
- the LOC120000871 gene encoding uncharacterized GPI-anchored protein At1g61900-like, with translation MREGKGSSSTHIFQLLLLLLLCYATRTEGGSISPAPSPGVEPIAPAPSPAQCTLEFSFAEIAMSKSAVDCYDFFNPFLNNAVCCPQFRATLDILMGQSSKNTGSLVLDQEQAMICLFEVNQILYNRGTDEDVGSYCSIPPTYLAEGSCPVTHVSEFESIVNSTRLLDACRKIDPVNECCKQDCQRAILRAAIEIALKSSSASHGVRLSTKIKDCKNIVRRWLASKLDPSSANGVLRALTSCEINKVCPLDFPEVTDVSKECGGVISNSTSCCTAMEFYMTYLQEQTLLTDLQSVNCAISLGKKLRKANVTQNVYSLCNIKLMDFTAQGQSNGGYSGCLLPRVPVDAIYNNPSGLGVSCNINGDVEAPWRSNSSMPYSYCYKSI, from the exons ATGAGAGAGGGAAAAGGCTCCTCCAGCACTCACATTTTTCAACTTCTGTTGTTGCTACTTCTCT GTTATGCGACAAGAACAGAAGGCGGCTCAATTTCTCCTGCTCCTTCCCCCGGTGTCGAGCCTATTGCTCCTGCTCCTTCACCAG CACAATGTACACTAGAATTTTCATTTGCTGAAATTGCGATGAGCAAAAGCGCAGTCGATTGCTATGATTTCTTCAATCCATTTTTGAACAATGCGGTCTGTTGTCCTCAATTTCGTGCTACCCTTGATATTCTTATGGGACAATCAAGCAAAAACACAGGGTCTCTTGTTTTAGATCAAGAACAAGCAATGATCTGTCTATTTGAAGTTAACCAAATCCTTTATAATAGAGGTACAGATGAGGATGTTGGAAGCTATTGTTCAATTCCTCCTACATACCTAGCCGAAGGCTCTTGCCCTGTAACACATGTCAGTGAGTTCGAAAGCATTGTTAACTCTACAAGACTTTTAGATGCCTGTAGAAAGATTGATCCGGTTAATGAGTGTTGTAAACAAGACTGTCAACGTGCCATATTAAGAGCCGCCATAGAAATTGCATTGAAGAGTTCATCAGCTTCTCATGGAGTGCGTCTCTCGACTAAAATTAAAGATTGTAAGAATATTGTTCGCCGCTGGCTGGCCAGTAAACTTGATCCTTCTTCGGCTAATGGTGTTCTTAGAGCGCTTACTAGTTGCGAGATTAATAAAG TCTGTCCTCTGGATTTTCCTGAAGTCACTGATGTTTCAAAAGAATGTGGAGGTGTAATAAGCAACAGCACTTCTTGCTGCACTGCCATGGAGTTTTACATGACCTACTTGCAAGAGCAGACCCTTCTCACCGATTTGCAATCGGTGAATTGTGCCATATCACTAGGGAAGAAGTTGCGGAAAGCTAATGTCACCCAAAATGTATACAGTCTGTGCAATATAAAACTCATGGACTTCACTGCTCAAG GGCAATCTAATGGAG GGTACTCTGGTTGCCTTCTACCAAGAGTGCCTGTGGATGCAATATATAACAATCCTTCAGGGCTTGGTGTCAGTTGCAATATTAATGGCGATGTTGAAGCTCCTTGGCGCTCTAATTCTTCTATGCCTTATTCCTACTGCTATAAGA GTATCTAA
- the LOC120000083 gene encoding uncharacterized protein LOC120000083, with the protein MGNCLTSNKIQVEEETIEPQMLPMSRSEVKKNVEGDKIKKKIVRFKLQEQGSVDEGGRGESTDGAVRIRVVLTKQELKLILNCKQDFKDSSLEQFINAMKSRKRINILEARTSDGGFNGNWRPALESISEDL; encoded by the coding sequence ATGGGAAATTGCTTgacaagcaacaaaattcaaGTAGAAGAAGAGACGATTGAACCACAAATGCTTCCAATGTCCAGATCAGAAGTCAAGAAGAATGTTGAAGGTGACAAGATCAAGAAGAAGATTGTGAGGTTCAAATTACAAGAACAAGGGAGTGTTGATGAAGGCGGCCGTGGCGAGTCTACAGACGGCGCTGTGAGGATTAGAGTTGTGTTGACAAAACAAGAGTTGAAACTGATTCTGAATTGCAAGCAGGATTTCAAGGATTCTTCTTTGGAGCAATTCATAAATGCAATGAAGTCGAGAAAGAGAATAAATATTCTTGAAGCAAGAACAAGTGATGGAGGCTTCAACGGCAATTGGAGGCCTGCTTTGGAGAGCATTTCAGAGGATCTCTAA